In Caldisericota bacterium, a single genomic region encodes these proteins:
- a CDS encoding ferritin-like domain-containing protein: WVGAKVARGNMRGQVVAELEEHSGDELRHAGMLADRIIQLGGIPILKPEDWYQMTNCGYDAPENTHVENLLKQNIKGEQCAIEAYNELLAFTKDKDTVTYRMAEEILEDEVEHEEDLEAILEDLEERR, encoded by the coding sequence TTGGGTAGGAGCAAAAGTGGCAAGAGGTAATATGAGGGGACAGGTAGTTGCAGAACTTGAGGAACACTCAGGGGATGAGCTGAGGCATGCCGGCATGCTTGCCGATAGGATAATCCAGCTTGGCGGTATACCCATTCTGAAACCAGAGGATTGGTATCAAATGACCAATTGCGGTTATGATGCACCAGAAAATACTCATGTAGAAAATCTACTCAAACAAAACATAAAAGGTGAACAGTGTGCAATTGAAGCATACAATGAACTACTGGCTTTTACCAAAGATAAAGATACTGTTACCTATCGCATGGCAGAAGAGATTCTTGAGGATGAGGTAGAGCACGAGGAGGACCTTGAGGCTATATTGGAAGATTTGGAAGAAAGGAGGTAA
- a CDS encoding peroxiredoxin has product MEERMPLLGEKFPEIEVQTTHGKIKLPDDFKGKWFILFSHPADFTPVCTTEFVAFQQRYDKFKALDCELIGLSVDQVFSHMKWEEWIKDNMNVEIQFPIIADTGRVAETLGIIHPSKGTNTVRAVFIVDPKSSIRAILYYPQELGRNMDEFLRMVKALQIADKEGVAMPANWPNNEILKDHVIISPATDVKTAQERFERAKKGEFECFDWWLCHKKIK; this is encoded by the coding sequence ATGGAAGAAAGAATGCCGTTATTGGGAGAGAAATTTCCAGAGATAGAGGTGCAAACCACGCATGGCAAGATAAAGTTGCCGGATGATTTTAAAGGTAAATGGTTTATCTTGTTTTCTCATCCTGCAGATTTTACCCCGGTATGCACTACAGAGTTTGTAGCATTTCAACAACGATATGACAAATTTAAGGCATTAGATTGTGAATTAATTGGACTAAGTGTGGATCAGGTATTTTCTCATATGAAATGGGAAGAATGGATAAAAGATAATATGAATGTAGAAATCCAATTTCCAATAATTGCAGATACAGGGAGAGTTGCCGAAACTCTTGGTATTATTCATCCGAGTAAGGGTACAAACACAGTTAGAGCAGTGTTCATCGTTGATCCCAAAAGTTCAATAAGAGCAATTCTATACTATCCGCAGGAATTGGGGAGAAATATGGATGAGTTTCTGAGGATGGTAAAAGCGTTACAGATAGCAGACAAAGAAGGTGTGGCAATGCCTGCAAACTGGCCAAATAATGAAATATTAAAAGACCATGTAATAATATCACCTGCCACTGATGTGAAAACCGCACAAGAAAGATTTGAAAGGGCGAAAAAAGGAGAATTTGAATGTTTTGACTGGTGGTTGTGCCATAAAAAAATAAAGTAA
- a CDS encoding desulfoferrodoxin: MTERMQVYKCEICGNIVEVMHPGKGELVCCGQPMTLLKEKTADSSTEKHVPFIKREGNAYIVKVGENTPHPMEENHYIEWIEIVADGRNYKKFLNPEDKPEVEFEIKDEKVEARACCNIHGLWKS, encoded by the coding sequence ATGACAGAGAGAATGCAAGTATATAAATGTGAAATATGCGGAAATATTGTGGAAGTAATGCATCCAGGTAAAGGAGAATTAGTTTGCTGCGGACAGCCGATGACTCTGCTTAAGGAGAAAACAGCAGATTCTTCAACAGAGAAGCATGTTCCCTTCATTAAAAGAGAGGGTAATGCTTACATTGTGAAAGTAGGAGAAAACACCCCTCACCCAATGGAAGAAAATCATTATATCGAGTGGATAGAAATAGTAGCAGATGGCAGGAATTATAAAAAGTTCCTAAATCCGGAAGATAAGCCGGAAGTGGAATTTGAAATAAAAGACGAAAAAGTTGAAGCGAGAGCATGCTGCAACATACACGGTTTGTGGAAATCGTAA
- a CDS encoding DUF6506 family protein, translating into MAFKAVFIAHAPDAELEKHRCVIKTPSYNLFVAVVKNQEQAIEACKKSVEEEGIHSILLCPGFKHRDVAEISEAVGENVGVFVARGDGQSNKVSMEAMKKEGWFQEKIT; encoded by the coding sequence ATGGCATTTAAAGCAGTTTTTATTGCTCATGCTCCAGATGCAGAATTAGAAAAACACAGGTGTGTAATAAAAACGCCTAGTTATAATCTCTTTGTGGCAGTTGTGAAGAATCAAGAGCAAGCCATTGAAGCATGCAAAAAATCTGTAGAAGAGGAAGGTATTCACTCAATTCTTCTCTGTCCGGGATTTAAGCATAGAGACGTTGCAGAAATATCCGAAGCAGTTGGGGAAAATGTGGGTGTTTTTGTTGCAAGGGGAGACGGCCAGAGCAACAAAGTCTCAATGGAAGCGATGAAAAAGGAAGGCTGGTTCCAGGAGAAAATAACATAA
- a CDS encoding ABC transporter ATP-binding protein, which yields MIEVKDLYFKYSEKDAFSIDHISFKISKGEIFGFLGPNGAGKTTVQAILTGLLKQQGGTVLYQGKSIEEQKDDFYNKIGVSFEFPNLYGKLTGYENLKYFAGLFSVPTVDPNFLLDLVGLKDITNKRTEYYSKGMKQRAVFARALINNPEILYLDEPVSGLDPTTAKNIKQVIQKEKEKGTTIFLATHNMFVAEELCDEVAFINEGKIVTIDTPKNLKLQYGSKSVEVEYKMNEHVHKELLFLEKKDDKSKLQNIIANHQIITMHSKEATLEEIFIKVTGRGLI from the coding sequence ATGATTGAGGTAAAAGATTTATATTTTAAGTATTCTGAAAAAGATGCTTTTTCTATTGATCATATCTCGTTTAAAATTAGCAAAGGGGAAATATTTGGTTTTCTCGGCCCAAACGGGGCAGGCAAAACTACCGTCCAAGCAATCCTTACGGGTTTACTGAAACAACAAGGAGGAACTGTACTTTACCAGGGGAAAAGTATAGAAGAACAAAAAGATGATTTTTACAACAAAATAGGTGTTTCGTTTGAATTCCCCAACCTTTACGGCAAACTAACCGGTTATGAAAATCTAAAGTATTTTGCAGGTCTATTTTCAGTGCCTACTGTGGATCCCAATTTTTTGTTGGACCTTGTTGGGCTTAAAGATATCACAAACAAACGCACTGAATATTATTCAAAAGGTATGAAGCAAAGGGCTGTTTTTGCTAGGGCTCTAATTAACAATCCGGAAATATTGTACTTAGATGAACCAGTGTCAGGATTAGACCCAACCACGGCAAAAAATATTAAACAGGTCATCCAGAAAGAAAAAGAAAAAGGGACAACAATATTTCTTGCCACACATAATATGTTTGTGGCAGAAGAGTTGTGTGATGAAGTTGCTTTTATAAACGAAGGCAAAATAGTTACCATAGATACGCCTAAAAATTTAAAGCTTCAATATGGAAGTAAATCAGTAGAAGTCGAATACAAAATGAACGAACATGTACATAAAGAGTTGCTTTTTTTGGAAAAGAAAGATGACAAAAGCAAGTTGCAGAACATAATTGCCAATCATCAAATAATTACAATGCATTCAAAAGAAGCCACCCTTGAAGAGATTTTTATAAAGGTGACCGGTAGAGGTTTGATATAA